In Halanaerobium praevalens DSM 2228, the DNA window CCAGGTCTTAATTGATGAGTCTGAAAAATATTTACTTCCAGAAGATAACTTTTATGTTAGTGATTTAATAGAAAGTGAAGTTTATTTAAAAACTGGAGAATATCTTGGTAAATTAGTTGATGTTATCTCAAACACAGGAACTGATATTTTTTTGATTGCAGGTCAAAAAAAAGAATATATGATACCTGCTAGTCATGAAATGATTATAGAAATTAAAGTTGAAGCTAAAAAAATTATTGTTGATCCAATTCCAGGAATTTTAGATCTTTAGGAGCTGAATTTATGTTTTTTGATATTTTAACTCTTTTTCCCGAAATGTTTGTAGGACCTTTTAGTGAAAGTATTTTAAAAAGGGCTAGAAAAAAAGACTTAATTGATATTAGAACAATTAATATTCGTGATTTTGCTACAGATAAACACCATAAAACAGATGAGCCACCATATGGTGGTGGAGCTGGTATGGTAATGAAAGCAGAACCGATCTTTAAGGCCTGGCAGGATACTCAAAATAAAAGAGAAGTCAAAACAAAAACAATTTTAATGAGTCCACAGGGAGAAGAACTAAATCAAAAAATCGTTAAAGATCTGAGCCAAGAAAAAGGTTTAACAATAATTTGCGGCCGTTATGAAGGTGTAGACGAAAGAGTGAGAGAAACTATTGTTGACCAGGAACTTTCTATTGGTGATTATGTTTTAACTGGTGGAGAACTGCCAGCAATGGTACTCGTTGACTCAATTTCTAGACTTTTAACTGGTGTTTTAGGAGCTGAGGATTCTTCTAAAAAAGATTCATTTTATAATGGACTTTTAGAACATCCTCATTATACTAGACCACGAGAATTTAAAGGCCTAAAAGTTCCTTCAGTTTTAGTTAGTGGTAATCATCAATTAATTGAGCGCTGGCGTAAAAAAGAATCTTTAAAAAGAACTTTTCTAAGAAGAAAAGATTTGCTGGAAAATAAAGAACTTAGTAATTTAGAACAGGAATTACTTAAAGAAATAAAGCTGGAACTAAAGGGTGAAGTTAATGAGTAAAATTGAGGCAGATATCTATTTGGGTTTAGTCCATAATCCCATTTATAACAAATTGGGCGAAGTTATAACAACAACTGTAACTAATTATGATTTACATGATATCTCAAGGGCTGCAAAGACTTATGATGTCAAAAAATATTATATAATCAATAATTTAAAATCACAGCAGGAATTAGTAGCTAGAGTTAGAGATTACTGGACTGGTGGTCGTGGTGCAGATTATGTTTATAATCGTCATCAGGCTTTTTCTGTTCTCGAAATTGCTTCTGAATTAGAAGAAGTTAAAGCAAAAATAAAGGCAGAAACAGGTCAAGAACCTCTTTTAATAGCTACAGATGCTCGTGAATACCCTAATACTATCTCTTATAAAAATATGAGGCAAGAATTAGAGAAAATTGATCGTCCTTTTTTAATTATTTATGGTACAGGTTATGGGTTAACAGAAGAGATAATTGCTGATTGTGATTATATACTTTATCCTATTTGGGGTAGAGGAGATTTTAATCATCTTTCAGTTAGAAGTGCTGCTTCAATAATTATGGATCGTTTATTAGCTGACCCCTGGTGGGAAGCCTAAAATTTAAAGATTTTTTTGAGAGGAGGTTTATAGATGAATATTATCAATGAAATAGAAAAAGAACAAATTCGTGCTGATATTCCCGAATTTGCTGTTGGAGATACATTAGATCTAAAAGTTCTAATCTCTGAAGGTGGAAAAGAAAGACTACAGCCATTTAAAGGTGTTGTAATTAGAAGAAATGGTGGCGGTTTAAGCGAAACTTTTACTATTCGTAAAATTGCTCATGGTGTAGGAGTGGAAAGAACTTTCCCACTACATACTTCTAAGCTTGAAGAAATTAATGTAGTTCGCCGTGGTGATGTAAGAAAGTCACGTCTTTACTATCTGCGTGATAGAAGAGGTAAAGCTTCAAGAATTAAAGAAAAAAGAGAGCAAAGAAAATAAGTTTAATTTTGAGGTGGGGAATTTCTCCACCTTTTTTCAATATTAGCTTATTTTTTAATTATGCTTAGATTCAGAAAAAGTTTTATTAAAGGAGTTTTAATAATGATACAATGGTATCCTGGCCATATGGCCAAAGCAAAAAGAATATTAAAAGATGATCTCAAAATGGTTGATATTGTAATTGAAGTTGCTGATGCAAGAATTCCCGTAAGTAGTCAAAACCCTGATTTGAAAAAATTGATTAGTAAGCAAACTAAAGTAACTGTTTTAAATAAAAAGGACCTTGCTGATCCTAATTATAACCAAAAATGGCTGCAATATTTTTCAGAAAAGAATTCGGAAGCCGCAGTTTTAATTAATTCTTTAACTGGAGAAGGTGTTAGTGACTTAAAGAGCGTTTTAAATAATACTTATGATCAAATTGCAGCTAAATTAGCTAAAAAAGGGAGAAACCCTCGTCGTTTAAGAGCAATGATTATTGGGATTCCCAATGTTGGCAAATCAGCTTTAATTAATTTATTAGCTGGTTCTAAAATAACTACTATTGGTGATAAACCTGGAGTGACAAGGGGAAGACAGTGGGTTAATGTTGGTCAAAAAATTAGATTACTTGATACTCCTGGTATTTTATGGCCTAAATTTTCAGATGAAGACAAAGCTTATAAATTAGCTTTAACTGGAGCGATTAGTAATGATATTTATGATGCTGAATTAGCTGCTTATAAATTAATTAAATTTATAATTGAAATTAATTCGCAATTATTATTAGACACTTATAATTTAGATTTTTTAGAAGCACATCCTTATGATATTTTAGCTGATATTGCCCGCAAAAGAGGTTGTTTGATGACAGGTGGTAAAGTTGATCGCAATCGAGCTGCAAAAATAATAATTAATGATTTTCAAGCTGCTAAATTAGGTAAAATAACTTTAGAAAAACCTGATAATTTAGAAGTAGGAAATAAAAATGAATAATTCACTAGATTTTGATTTAAATAGAGTAAGTGAGCTAACAATTAAAGAATTAAAAAATAAATGTTCTAATTTAGAGCTAAAGCAAGAGTTAATTAGCGTGATTAAGGTTTTAAAAAAAGATTCCCGCAAAGGGGTTCAAAAAATTGCAGCTAAATTAGAGCGTAAAATTGCTAAAAAAGAAGCCATAGTCACTAAGTGGGAAAAAATGCAGCAGCTTGAAAAAGAGTATAGTCAAAAAGGATATCAAGTAATTATTGGGATTGATGAAGCAGGCCGAGGCCCATTAGCTGGTCCAGTAGTTGCTGCAGCAGTTCTTTTAGATCCTCAAAATAAAATTTATGGTTTAGATGATTCGAAAAAGTTAAATTTAACTAAAAGAGAAAATTTATTTAAGCAGATTAAAGCTAAAGCTAAAGTTGGAATAGGCCAGGCTACAAGTAGTGAAATTGATAAATATAATATTAGAGAAGCTACTTTTACTGCCATGAAAAGGGCAGTAAAAGATCTTTTGCCTAAATTACAAAAACAACCTGATTTATTACTTATCGATGGCAATGCAGTTATTCCTGGACTAACAGTTGAACAAGAATCAATTATTGATGGAGATGCTAAGGTTAATAATATAGCAGCTGCTTCTATAATTGCTAAGGTAAGTAGAGATAAACTTATTTATAAATATGCTGAAGAATTTCCAGAGTATAATTTAGAATCAAATAAGGGTTATGGAACTGCAGAACATATTGCTGCTTTAAAAAAATATGGTTCTACCCCTATTCATCGTAAATCTTTTGCTAGAGTTCCAGATTAAATTTAAAAAATATTAAAAAGGAGGAAAACTAAAATGGATACAAAAAGATTAGCTAGAGGAGCTGCGATTACGGCTTTATACATTGTTATTACTTATTTTTTGGCACCTGTTAGCTTTGGACCAATTCAATTTAGAGCAGCTGAGGCTTTAACTGTTTTACCAATTATTTTTCCAGAAGCTGTTCCAGCTTTATTTTTAGGTGTGCTTTTAGCCAATATAGTAGGTGGTTTAGGTTTAGTTGATATAGTTTGTGGGAGTTTAGTGACTCTGATAGCTGCTTATGTTACTTATAGAAATAGAAATAATATTTTTGCTTATTTGAGTCCTATTTTATTTAATGCTTTTTTAATTAGTATTTATTTACATCTTTTATTTGATCTGCCATATTGGCTAAATGTAATTCAGATTGGCTTAAGTGAAGCAGCAGTAGTTTTAATTTTAGGGGTTCCTTTAATTAAATATTTAAAGAAGCATTTCTGATTTTTCTGCATACCACCTAAAATCAATTGCTTTAATTAAATCACTTTTTGTGATTTCTAAATTTTGATTTAAATCAGCAATAGTTCTAGCTACTCTAAGTAATCTGATATAGCCTCTGACACTAAGTTGTAATTTTTGATAAGCTTGATTTAAGATTGCTTGAGAACTAGATTCTAGCTGACAGTATTGATCTATATCTTTTAACATTAATTGTGAATTGTTTTTTAAAGAAGTATTTTTATATCTTTTTGCCTGCATTTTGCGGGCATTTTTTACTTTTTGATAATAGTCTATTTTTGAATCTGATTTATTATTTTCTAATAGTTCTTCTTTTTTTAAGGGTAAAACTTCAATTTGGAGGTCAATTCTATCTTTAAGTGGACCAGATAATTTTTGTTGATAACGAACAATATCTCGTTCAGAACATCTACATTTTCTATTTTTTACTCCAGCAAAACCACAAGGGCAGGGATTCATGGCTGCTAAGAACTGAAAATTAGCTGGAAAAAAATAGCTCCCCTGCTGACGGACAATTTTTATTCTCTTTTTTTCTAATGGCTCACGCAAATTTGCTAAAACATTATTTTTAAATTCTGGTAACTCGTCTAAAAATAGAACTCCATTATGGGCCATTGAAATTTCCCCAGGACCTGGAATTCTACCTCCTCCAATTAAAGCAGCAGAAGTTATAGAATGGTGTGGAGCTACAAAAGGTCTGTATTTCTTTTCTAAATTAAGTTCTGCTAAGCTATCATTAATACTATATATTGAGGCAGTTTCTAATAATTCTTTTTTAGTTAAAGGTTCTAATAACTTGACTATTGATTCTGCCAAAATTGTTTTACCACAACCAGGAGGACCAATCAAAAGTAAATTATGTCCCCCAGCAGCAGCTGTAATTATTGCATTTTTAGCAGTTTTTTGACCTTTAATTTGATTAAGATCAGGATAATTTGTTGTTTTAGTTTGATTTTTTTTAGTTAGCGGCTTTTTGTTATACTTTTTAGTAAGATTATTAAGCTCATGTAAATGATCTATTAAATATGAATTTATATTTTTTACTAATAGAGATTCTTTTTGATTAGCTTTGGCAATTATAGCTTCTGAATAATTATTTTTTTGAGCAACTAATAACATAGATAAGATACCTCTAACATGATTTAAATTACCATTTAAATTTAATTCTCCTGCAAAAATTTTTTGTTCTTTATTTTCTATTTTAATTTGGCCTGAACATTCTAATAAGACTGCTGCAATTGCTAAATCAAAATGAGAACCATATTTATTTAAGTTGCCTGGGGCTAAATTGATAGTAATTTTTTTAACAGGCCACTCAAAACCTGAATTGATAAGCGCTGACCTTACTCTTTTGGCAGATTCTTGGACAGTTTTTCCAGCTAAACCAACGATTTTAAAGCAAGGTAATCCTCTTGAAATATCAACTTCAACTTTAACCATTTTTGCTTTAACACCATGAATTACTGCGGAATAGACATAAGAATACATTTTAAGACCCCTCTTTTTAATATTTTTAAAAAATAATTTAATTAATAATATTTTTATAATGTTTAAGCTTATCTATTTTTTTAAAATCAGGGTTAATTTTGATTGTAATTAGATCAAAGCGAATGGAAGCTAAATGAATATTTTTTTCTGCAAAATAAAAGATGGCTGCTCTTTTAAGATGAGCAATTTGTTTAGCATGAAGGGAATGAGCTAAGGCAATATAATTTTCAGAGCTTCTACTTTTTACTTCAATAAAAATAGTATAATTATTTTTAGAAGCAATAATATCTATTTCTCCAAATTTATTGCGGTAGTTCCTTTGAATAATATGGTAGTTTTCTTTGATTAAGTATTTAACGGCAATATCTTCACCAAGTTGACCAAGCTTATTATGAAGTGCCATAAAAAAACCTCCTTTATAGAATATATTATATAATTATGTAAAATATTAGAAAATCCTGCATTAAATTTAATTTTTTTAAAATTAATTAAATATTCATAAGATAATTATTTTCTTAGATTTAAAATTAATTGCAGGATTTAAAGGATAATAAAAGAATATATATAAATAAGAAATCAAATAATGTTCTCTTTTTAGGTGCTTCTTTCAATAGAAGATAATAGGGAATCAGGTGTAATTCCTGAACGGGTCCGCCACTGTTAAACAGTAATCAACTAAAACCACTCAATTATTATTGGGGAAGGTTAGCTGCTAAAGCTGTAAAGTCAGGAGACCTGCCTAAAAAGATAACAGCCATCTTCGAGACAGGAATGGTTGTGGGCTTTATTAATTCAAAACCCTCAATTTAATGGCTGAGGGTTTTTTTGTTGTCTAGCCTTATTTTGTCTAGGGTGGCTGTGAGCAAACAAAAACTCAAGGAGGAATAGTTAATGTTTAAAAAGTCGGTTTTAGTTATGCTTGCAGCACTTTTAATTTTTTCAGTTACAGTAAGTGCGCAGGAGGAAGTTTTGGATTTAGAAGAAGTTGTTGTGACAGCAAGTAGGTATGAAGAAAGTATTATGGATACCCCAGTTAGTATTGAGGTTATTGATGAGGAGGAGATAGAAGAAAGCAATGCCCAGAATGTGGCAGAGTTAATTTCTTCTATTGCGGGAGTTCAAATTACAAATTATGGAGGACCAGCTGGTAGTAAAACTATTAATATTAGAGGAAGTGATTCTAATCAAGTATTAGTCTTGATAGATGGACAATCTATTAATACTAAAATGATTGGAGATGTTGACTTAGGTCAAATTTTAATTTCTAATGTAAAAAGAGTTGAAGTTTTAAAGGGTCCTGCTTCTGCTATTTATGGTGCTAACGCGTTGGGTGGAGTAGTTAATATAATAACTAAAAATGGTTCTGATAATGAGGGATTAAAATTAGATTTAGGTATAGGATCTTTTAACACTTATAAAACTGCTTTAAATTATGGTCTAGTTTTTGATAAATCTGAAGTTTTGATAACTGCAGAAACATTAAATTCAGATGGCTTTAGAGACAATCCAGATAATAGTGGTTTAGATCAATATAATATTTCTACAAAAATAAATTATGATTTAAATCAATATGATGAATTTGTTTTTGACATAATATATAATAATTCTGATAAAGAAGTTCCAGGTAAAGATAAAGATGGTTGGAGAACCCCCAATGCTAAACAAGAAGATATAATGGAAAATTATAGAATAACTTATAATAGAGAGAAAGAAAATTATGATTTGAAATCTTTTCTTTATTATAATGATCAGGAGACTAATTATATAAATCCTGATTCTAATACTGATAATATTCATAAAAAGAAAAAGATTGGTTTTGATTTGAGTAACACTTTATTTTATAAAAATAATACTTTAACATATGGATTTGAAATTGTAAATAATGAATTAGATAGTTCTCAATTACCTGAAATTTATGATGCAACTAATAAAGCTGTTTTTTTAGAAAATAGTTATACTAAAATTAATAATTTAAAAATAAATACAGGAATTAGATACGATGATAATGAAGATTATGGTTCAGAAACTAATCCAAGAGTCAGTTTATTATATAGTATAAATAATAATAATAATATATTTGCTTCATATGGAGAGGCATATAGGGCTCCAACTTTTGATGAATTGTATTGGGATGAATCTTGGTTAAAAGGTAATCCAGATTTAGAACCTGAAAAATCTAAAAACTATGAAATAGGTATCAAAAGTAGATTGAATAATAGTAAATTGGAAGTTGTCTTGTTTAAAAATGAAATTGAAAATGAAATTATTGGTTATCCAAATCCTACTTATAAAAATATTAAAGAATCTGAGACAGATGGTTTAGAGCTAAGTTTAAGTAAAAATATAACTGATAACTTAACATTAGGCTACAGTCATACTTACTTAGATAGTAGAAATGTTAAAACTAATAAACTGTTAAAAGATCAATATTATAACGATATTTCTTTAGCTTATAGACCAAAAAACTATTTGGTTAAATTTAATGTAAGTCATGTTGGTGGTCGAGTTGAGGATTTAGATAATTATACAGTTTGTGATTTAAACTTTTCTAAAAATATAAAAGTTACAGAAAGAGATTATAAAGTTAAATTAGCTGTTAATAATCTATTTGATCAGGACTATCAAGTTAATGACGGCTATCCAATGCCCGGCCGTAACTTCATGCTTAATCTAAGCACCAAATTCTAAACAAAAACTAACTACAAGAAAGGATGATGATAATGAAGCATAATAAAATAATATATTTAACAGCCTTCCTCTTATCATTATCCCTTATCCTGCTGCTGGAGGCTAGTTCCTTGAGGCTTCTGGCAGAGGATATAAAACCTAAAGAAAAAAAAGAGGTAGAAATCGAACTATTATTATCTGCTTCTAAAGCTTTTGCTGGTGATTTAGAGTCAGAACAGCAGCAAACAAACGGGCCAGCAGAATCTTCAAAACCGGAAGTAGATAAAAATAGTTCAGCACCTAAAAAAGAAGTAACTACAGAAAAAACTCAAATCGATAAAAAAGTAAAAGAAGAAGTTAAAAAGGTTGAACCAGTTAAAAAAGAGGTTATTGAAACTAAAAAAGTTACAAAGACAGCCAAAAAGCAGGTAAAAACAAAATCTAAACCAAAGCCTAAACAAAATAAAGTTAAAGCAGAGCCAGCTAAAAAAGTGGAAAAAGAAGCAAAAAATGAAGAAATAGAAAAAGAAACTAAAACAGAAGCTCCAGCCTGGCTAAAAGATTCAAAAACTAAAGCAAAAGCTGAGACTAAAGCAAAGAATAGAGAAAAATTTGATTTAGATAATTTTCTAGAAAAAATAGAAAGTGAAAAAGACACTGAAAATAATAATCAGTCAAAATCAACTGCTGCTAAAAGTAAGCAGGAGTCAAAGCAAGCAGCAAATAGCTCTAATTCAGCTGCAGATAGTCAAAAAACTAAAACAGCTAGAGCTCAAACAGCAGAAAGTTCTGAAAATAATAAAGAAACAGCAGATAAGGGGAATTCAAATAAAGTCTATGATTTACGTCAGGGTAACTCAGACAATTTAAAAAAGCCGGGCATCAAAAACTATTCTCAGCCTAAATATCCTGCTAATTTAAGAAAAAGAGATATTGAAGGAAAAGTAATAGTTTCTTTAAGAATCGACAAAAAAGGGCAGGTCCATGACTTAAAAATCAGTCAGAGCTCAGGTTATGAATCATTTGATCAAGCCGCTTTAAAAGCAGTTTCAAATTGGGAATTTAAAGCTGCAGCTAAAGCTGGTAAAAAAGTTGAAGTAATTGTCAATCTTCCCATTCGTTTTAAGTTAAATTAAATGGAGGTCTAATTATGATTACAGAGTTTATCAAAACAGCAGGGGTGGTTGCCTATCCATTACTTTTAGCAGCCTTTGTAATGATTTTTATTATAATTGAAAGATCTATAGTTTTTATTTTAAATTATCGGAGCATTAATAAAGAAAAATATTTAAAGGCAGTTTTAAATTTTGATTCAGAAAAACCAAAAAAAAGTATTTTAGCCAATAAAAAAGGAATTGCAGCCGAAATTTATTATAATTTATTAAAAAGAAAGCCCAAAAATAGAGAAGAATTCAGTTTATATTTAGATGCTGAAGAAGTAGATAAATTACCTGAATTAGAAAAACACTTAGGATTTTTAAACTTTATTGCTCAGGCTGCCCCCACTCTAGGACTTTTAGGTACAGTAAGTGGCATGATCACTACTTTTCAAGTGCTTGGAGTTGGTGGTAATCCAGAGCAGATGGCTTTAGGTATTTCAGAAGCTTTATTTACTACAGCTGCAGGTTTAATAATTTCTCTACCAGCAGCAGCTTTTTACCATTATTTTTATTCTAGGCTTGAAAAACTGCATAATCAGCTTAATAACTTAAGATTAGAAAGTGAATCACTGCTTTTTAAAGAAGAATTGAAGGAGACTCAAAAGAAGGAGTCTGATCAGAATGAAGTATCAGCCTAAAAAAAGAGATTCAGCTCTTAATCTGGCTCCCATGATTGATATTGTTTTTTTGCTTTTAATTTTCTTTTTAGTTTCTTCCACACTACAGGGAGAAGAGTCTCTTTATAAGATTACTGTTCCTAATAGTAATTTAGGTCAAAGTGCAGCTGAACAGAGGATTAGTGTCTTTTTAGATAAAAATAATAAGATATACTTTCAGGAAAAAGAATATAAAAAAGAGCAGATAAAGCAGTTGTTTGCTGTAATTCCAGCTGCTAAAGATAATAAAATTAAAATTTATGCAGACCAGAAAAGTAATTTTGAAGCAATAGTATTTTTAATCGAAGAGTTTAAAGAGAGGGATTATAAAAATATTTCTTTTGCTTTAAGAGAAAAAAATTAAAATATTTATCTTAAAAAGAATAAAGGAATTACTTAGTTTTATGCGAATTATATAAATAAGAGCTTAATAAATATAATATCTTAATTAAGTAAAATGGAGGCGATTTTATGAATAGAAATACAGGCATGTTTTTAGTCTTTTTAGCTTTAATTTTATTATCGGTTTTAGTTGTTAATGGTCTATATTTTAACAGTCCAGTTGTGGAAGCTCCTCAAAATCAAACAGAAAGTGTTAGTCAGCAAAAAGATAATACTAATGATCATATCGCTACTAATTTAAGCATTAATCAAGAACAAGAATATGATCCAGATTTAGTTGAAGTACTTATTGGTTTTGAAAGTCAAAGTAAAGAACAGTCTGAAGCTGTAGAGGAAAACAATCAAACTGTTAGTAAGTTAATGGAAATACTTAAAGCGGCTGATTTAGAAAAAATAGAAACTCAAGGTTTTAGGGTTTATCCTACTAGTAAATATGATAAAGAAAAAGAAGAAAGTATTAGATATTATGTAGTTAATAACCAAATAAAATTTAGTTCTAAAGATTTAGGTGAGTTACCAGTTCTTTTAGCTGATTTACTAGATGCAGGAGCTAATAGAATAATTAATCTCAATTATGATTTAGAAAACAAAGAACAAGTCTTAGAAGAAGTTACTAATTTGGCTTTAAATTCTCTTAAAGAAAAGGCAAATTTTATGGCCACAAATTTAGACAAAGAAAATTATAGAATTAAAGAAATTAACTTAGGTACTCAAAATATATATAGAAGTAATTCACCTATGAAAACTATGCTTAGAAGTGAAACCCTTGATCAGAGTTCTGAGGTTCCCTTAGCTGAACAAAAAGTAAATATTAGAGTTTCTGTATCAGCTAGAATTGAATTATATTAATTAAAAAGCTGAGTGCTTTAAGCACTCAGCTTTTATTATTTATTATTTAGCAAAAAGTCTGCAGCGCTTTTCATATCTAGCTCTGAGGCAACTAAAAATACTTGGTTGCCCGCAAAAATCTCTCTATTACCTCTAGGAACAATATATCGATCTTGAGCTTTATCATAAATACCGGCAATTACACAGTTTTCAGGAAAGTTTTTTTGGCTAACTATATCTGAAATTTTCATTCCTGAAATCCTTGAATCAGAAGGAATGGTCAAAATTGAAACTTCTGCCTTACCATCACCTAAAGAAGCTACTTTACGCACATCTGGCTGCTCAATATCTGTTATAAAACGATCTACAATTAATTCCATAGTTGCCGCAATATTAGTAGCACCAGCCATTTCATAAGCATTTTCATATTCAGGTTCTCTCATTCTAACTAATATTTTTTCTACTCCAAAATTTTTAGCTAAAAGTGAAAAAGATAGATTATCAGCATCATCACGCATTACTGCAATTGCTACATCACATTTTTCTATTCCAGCCTCTTTTAAAATATCAATTCTAGTTGCACTTCCTAAAACAGTTACTGCTCCATAACGACTATATATTTTTTCTGCTACACTTTGTTTTTTTTCAATTACAATTACATCATGTTTTTGGACTAAACTTTTGGTTAAATTCCTCCCAGCAATACCTCCACCAGCAATAATAATATACATCTTTTTACCTCCAATTTATAAAATTAAATTAATTTTTCCAAGCATTTTTGTTAAGTAAAATAATAATGGGAATAATTTCTAGCCTTCCTGCTAGCATTCCAATAATATAGGTTAACTTAATAATTGGGGAAAGGGAAGCCATTTTTTCAACTGAAAAGAAAAAAGGTCCAATATTTCCCATAGCAGAAAACATTCCTGAAAAAGACTGCCAACCATTCAGGTCAGAAAAAATAGAAGTTATAATTCCTCCAATTACAATTAAAATAAGCCAAAATGAAAATAAGCCTGTTAATTTATTAATTTCATCACTTTTAATAATTTTTTTATCTAAAGTAACAGGTAGAACTGCATGATTTGGTAAATATATTTTTTTGATTTCTCTTTTAAATAAGCCACCTAAAATATTTAAACGCATTACTTTGATTCCACCTGATGTTGAACCAACACTACCCCCAATTAACATAAAAACTAGAAATATTTGTCGAGCAGCAGCTGGGAAAAAACTAGAGTTAATATCATGTGTTCCAAATCCAGTTGTAGTAATAATAGAAGTAACTTGGAAAATAGTTTTTCTAAAAACTGCTTCTAACTTAAAATTACCAGCTGTATTTAAACTTATAATTAAAAAACTAATAAAAATTGTAGAATATAAAATTAATTTAATAAAAGTTTTAAACTCACTATTTTTTTTAATGCTCTCAAAATCTTTAGTGAAAAATCTAAAATGAAGTAAGAAATTTACTCCACCTAAAAACATAAAAAATGTTATTACATATTCAATTAGAATATAGTTTTGATAGCCACTGTTGGCAAAATAAGCTATACTAGCATCATAACTAGAAAAGCCACCAGTTGATAAAGTTGTAAAGCTATGAGTTATTGCAT includes these proteins:
- a CDS encoding TonB-dependent receptor plug domain-containing protein; translated protein: MFKKSVLVMLAALLIFSVTVSAQEEVLDLEEVVVTASRYEESIMDTPVSIEVIDEEEIEESNAQNVAELISSIAGVQITNYGGPAGSKTINIRGSDSNQVLVLIDGQSINTKMIGDVDLGQILISNVKRVEVLKGPASAIYGANALGGVVNIITKNGSDNEGLKLDLGIGSFNTYKTALNYGLVFDKSEVLITAETLNSDGFRDNPDNSGLDQYNISTKINYDLNQYDEFVFDIIYNNSDKEVPGKDKDGWRTPNAKQEDIMENYRITYNREKENYDLKSFLYYNDQETNYINPDSNTDNIHKKKKIGFDLSNTLFYKNNTLTYGFEIVNNELDSSQLPEIYDATNKAVFLENSYTKINNLKINTGIRYDDNEDYGSETNPRVSLLYSINNNNNIFASYGEAYRAPTFDELYWDESWLKGNPDLEPEKSKNYEIGIKSRLNNSKLEVVLFKNEIENEIIGYPNPTYKNIKESETDGLELSLSKNITDNLTLGYSHTYLDSRNVKTNKLLKDQYYNDISLAYRPKNYLVKFNVSHVGGRVEDLDNYTVCDLNFSKNIKVTERDYKVKLAVNNLFDQDYQVNDGYPMPGRNFMLNLSTKF
- a CDS encoding energy transducer TonB, coding for MRLLAEDIKPKEKKEVEIELLLSASKAFAGDLESEQQQTNGPAESSKPEVDKNSSAPKKEVTTEKTQIDKKVKEEVKKVEPVKKEVIETKKVTKTAKKQVKTKSKPKPKQNKVKAEPAKKVEKEAKNEEIEKETKTEAPAWLKDSKTKAKAETKAKNREKFDLDNFLEKIESEKDTENNNQSKSTAAKSKQESKQAANSSNSAADSQKTKTARAQTAESSENNKETADKGNSNKVYDLRQGNSDNLKKPGIKNYSQPKYPANLRKRDIEGKVIVSLRIDKKGQVHDLKISQSSGYESFDQAALKAVSNWEFKAAAKAGKKVEVIVNLPIRFKLN
- a CDS encoding MotA/TolQ/ExbB proton channel family protein; protein product: MITEFIKTAGVVAYPLLLAAFVMIFIIIERSIVFILNYRSINKEKYLKAVLNFDSEKPKKSILANKKGIAAEIYYNLLKRKPKNREEFSLYLDAEEVDKLPELEKHLGFLNFIAQAAPTLGLLGTVSGMITTFQVLGVGGNPEQMALGISEALFTTAAGLIISLPAAAFYHYFYSRLEKLHNQLNNLRLESESLLFKEELKETQKKESDQNEVSA
- a CDS encoding ExbD/TolR family protein, encoding MKYQPKKRDSALNLAPMIDIVFLLLIFFLVSSTLQGEESLYKITVPNSNLGQSAAEQRISVFLDKNNKIYFQEKEYKKEQIKQLFAVIPAAKDNKIKIYADQKSNFEAIVFLIEEFKERDYKNISFALREKN
- a CDS encoding SIMPL domain-containing protein, yielding MNRNTGMFLVFLALILLSVLVVNGLYFNSPVVEAPQNQTESVSQQKDNTNDHIATNLSINQEQEYDPDLVEVLIGFESQSKEQSEAVEENNQTVSKLMEILKAADLEKIETQGFRVYPTSKYDKEKEESIRYYVVNNQIKFSSKDLGELPVLLADLLDAGANRIINLNYDLENKEQVLEEVTNLALNSLKEKANFMATNLDKENYRIKEINLGTQNIYRSNSPMKTMLRSETLDQSSEVPLAEQKVNIRVSVSARIELY
- a CDS encoding potassium channel family protein, which produces MYIIIAGGGIAGRNLTKSLVQKHDVIVIEKKQSVAEKIYSRYGAVTVLGSATRIDILKEAGIEKCDVAIAVMRDDADNLSFSLLAKNFGVEKILVRMREPEYENAYEMAGATNIAATMELIVDRFITDIEQPDVRKVASLGDGKAEVSILTIPSDSRISGMKISDIVSQKNFPENCVIAGIYDKAQDRYIVPRGNREIFAGNQVFLVASELDMKSAADFLLNNK
- a CDS encoding TrkH family potassium uptake protein; its protein translation is MIKSTKYNTILYFLSILAFIMAFIIVAPLILAFINQAGTVIYKAFYYTIIISLLTGTLLKLPTDANNIYIDLTTAMLLCSLGWLIVSILGAIPFMIGIEKSFIDSLFEAVSGFTTTGITVFTGLDKMPQSIIFWRSLMQLLGGLGILTFFLLISTRAQGETWQLFSAESHKINVSRPVPNVFKTVKILWIIYLGFMFLETVILISLGLSPFDAITHSFTTLSTGGFSSYDASIAYFANSGYQNYILIEYVITFFMFLGGVNFLLHFRFFTKDFESIKKNSEFKTFIKLILYSTIFISFLIISLNTAGNFKLEAVFRKTIFQVTSIITTTGFGTHDINSSFFPAAARQIFLVFMLIGGSVGSTSGGIKVMRLNILGGLFKREIKKIYLPNHAVLPVTLDKKIIKSDEINKLTGLFSFWLILIVIGGIITSIFSDLNGWQSFSGMFSAMGNIGPFFFSVEKMASLSPIIKLTYIIGMLAGRLEIIPIIILLNKNAWKN